From the Lathyrus oleraceus cultivar Zhongwan6 chromosome 4, CAAS_Psat_ZW6_1.0, whole genome shotgun sequence genome, one window contains:
- the LOC127137865 gene encoding uncharacterized protein LOC127137865 yields MAEDFQTTNNVVESNLTNMLLKDLNELLNLNDKKIEDYDLSSLPPNTIDRDAIPSIIQEELAVDISNEDIEYVAKLNNDQMIVFKTIMNVIVQKHSGVFFVDGPRGTSKTFIYRTIMASLRSRGEIILATASSSIVATLLLGGRTAHSRFKIPIDIQPSSICAIQKEKDLANLIRVVAPNNLG; encoded by the coding sequence ATGGCAGAGGATTTTCAAACAACTAACAATGTTGTGGAATCAAACTTGACTAATATGTTGTTGAAGGACTTGAATGAACTCTTAAACCTGAACGATAAAAAAATTGAAGATTATGATCTCTCATCTTTACCCCCTAATACAATAGACAGAGATGCAATTCCAAGTATCATACAAGAGGAGTTAGCGGTCGATATCTCCAATGAAGATATTGAATATGTTGCTAAGTTAAATAATGATCAAATGATTGTATTCAAAACCATTATGAATGTAATTGTTCAAAAACACAGTGGGGTATTTTTTGTTGATGGTCCAAGAGGAACAAGTAAAACATTCATTTATCGCACAATAATGGCAAGTTTAAGAAGTAGAGGAGAAATTATCTTAGCAACTGCATCATCTAGTATAGTTGCAACATTGTTACTCGGTGGTAGGACTGCACACTCTCGATTTAAGATACCTATTGATATACAACCGAGTTCCATTTGTGCTATTCAAAAGGAAAAAGATCTTGCAAATCTCATTAGAGTTGTTGCCCCCAATAATTTGGGATGA